The sequence GAGATCTTACAACAATAATGGCAGGACTTGCTTGTGGAGAACCTAACACAATAAGCTGGAAAATCTTAAGAGATAATTCTGACTTCTCTGTATCATGTGATGACGAAATAGCTGCAAGAGGAATGAGAGTTCTTTCAAGCCCTCTTGGTGATGACACTAGAGTAATTTCTGGAGAATCAGGAGCAGTAGGACTTGGACTTTTCACAATTCTATCAGAAAAGAAAGAAGAATTTGCAGAACTTATGAAAGAATTAAAAATAGATGAAAATTCTAAAATTCTTTGCATAAGCACTGAAGGTGATACAGATGTTGAGGGATATAGAAATGTTGTTTGGAACGGAGCTTACAGCAATAGATAATTAAATAAATCAAAAATAGAAATTATATATTATTGAGTTAAAAATTTCAGGAGGAAAAATAAAATGTTAACTAAAGAAAGACAAGAACAATTAGTTGAAGTTTTACAAGGTTTAATTCAAAGAAGAAGTTATTCAGGAGAAGAAAAAGAAGTTGTTGAATTTATAAAGAAAACAGCTTTAGAATTAGGATATGATTCAGTTCATGTTGATAAATATGGAAATGTTATCTGCTCTATAAAAGGAAAATATGAAGGTCCAAAAGTTATGATGGACGGACATATAGATACAGTTCCTGTTGATGAAGAAAAATGGACTAAAAAACCTTTTGCTGGAGAAGTTATTGATGGAAAATTATATGGAAGAGGAACATCTGATATGAAAGGTGCAGACTGTGCTATGCTTCTTGCTGGAGCATACTTAGCTCAAGATCTTGACAGAGAATTTGCAGGAGAAATATTCTTCTCTGGTGTTGTTCATGAAGAATGTTTTGAAGGAGTTGCTGCAAGAGAAATCAGTAACTATGTAAAACCTGATTATGTAATAATCGGAGAAGCTTCTCAACTAAATCTTAAAATAGGACAAAGAGGAAGAGGAGAAATAGTTGTTGAAACTTTCGGAAAACCTGCTCACTCTGCTAACCCTGAAAAAGGAATAAATGCTGTTTATAAAATGATGAATATTATAGGTGAAATTCAAAAACTTCCTATGACTCATCACGAAACTCTTGGATATGGAATCCTTGAACTTACTGACATTAAATCTTCTCCATACCCTGGAGCATCTGTTGTGCCTGATTACTGCAGAGCTACTTATGACAGAAGACTTCTTGTAGGAGAAACTTTAGAAAGTGTTATTGCTCCTATCCAAAATTTATTAAATGAAATGATGGCAAAAGATGAAACTCTTAAAGCTAAAGTTTCTTATGCTGTTGGAAAAGAAAAATGCTGGACAGGAAATGACATTATAGGAGAAAGATTCTTTCCAGGTTGGGTTTATGAAGAAAAAGAAGAATATGTTCAAAAAGCTGCTGAAGCATTAAGAGCTATCGGACAAAATCCTGAAATTACTCACTACAACTTCTGTACAAATGGATCTCATTATGCAGGAGAAGCTGGAATAAAAACAATAGGATATGGACCTTCAAGAGAAAATCTTGCTCATACAATAGATGAATATATTGAATTAGATCAACTTTTCAAAGTTACTGAAGGATATTATGCTATCTTAAAAGCATACTTAGCAAAATAATAAGTTGTTAATACTTATAAGTTATTAATATTTATTGAAAGGTGTTCTTTCTTGAACACCTTTTAAATAAGTTTTAATAAAATAACCTAGGAGGTATAGTTTAAATATGGAAAAAATTTTGATAAAAAATGGAACTATTATTGATGGAAGCAGACAGACAAGATACAATGCTGATTTACTTATAAATGGAGAAAAAATTGAAAAAATAGGAAAAATTGATGAAAATGAAGCTGAAAGAATCATTGACGCTCAAGGTAAAATAGTTTCTCCTGGATTTATTGATACACACAGTCATTCAGATCTTAAAGTCCTAGTTGAACCTTTTATTGAACCAAAACTTCGTCAAGGAATTACAACAGAAGTCCTTGGACAAGACGGAATTTCTATGGCTCCTCTTCCAAAAGAATACATAAGTTCTTGGAGAAAAAATCTTGCAGGACTTGATGGAGATAGTGATGAGCTTTCTTGGGACTGGGAAACTACAGACAAATATCTTGAATTAATGTCAAAAACTGGATGTGGACCTAACGAACTTTATCTTGTTCCTCATGGAAATATAAGAATGGAAGCTATGGGACTTGAAGCAAGACCTGCTACAAAAGAAGAGCTTGCTAAAATGAGAGATATTACAAGGCGTGAAATGGAAGCAGGAGCTGCTGGACTTTCTACAGGACTTATTTATATTCCGTGTGCTTATTCTCTTACAGAAGAATTAATTGAAATCTGTAAAATTGCAGCTGAATTTGACAGACCACTTGTTATCCACCAAAGAAGTGAAGCAGATACTATGATAGAATCTATGGAAGAAGTTATAACTATAGCAAGAGAAAGCGGAGTTAAAATTCACTTCTCTCACTTTAAAATTTGTGGAAAAAATAACTGGCATTTGATAAAAGATATTGTAGCACTTCTTGATAAATGTAAAGAAGAAGGTATTGAAATTTCTTACGATCAATATCCATATGTTGCAGGAAGTACAATGCTTGGAGTAATTATTCCACCTTGGGCTCATGCAGGAGGAACAGATAAACTTGTTGAAAGACTTGGAAACCCTACTGACAGAGAAAAAATGAAACATGATATTGAAAATGGTATACCTGGATGGGATAACTTTATAGATTTTGCTGGATTTGATGGAATATATGTTACATCTGTAAAAACAAAAGCAAATGAAGATTGTATAGGTAAAAATCTTCTTGAAATTGCTGAAATGAGAGGAAAAGATAAATTTGATGCTGTGTTTGACTTACTAAAAGAAGAAGAAAATGCAGTTGGAATGTATGATTACTATGGTAAAGACGAACATGTAGTAACTTTTATGACAAGAGAGGAAAGCAATATCTGTACTGACGGACTTCTTGCAGGAAAACCTCATCCAAGAGTGTATGGATCATTCCCAAGAGTTATAGGAAAATTTGTAAGAGAAATGAAGGCTATGTCTCTTGAAGAAGCTGTTTA is a genomic window of Fusobacterium perfoetens containing:
- a CDS encoding YgeY family selenium metabolism-linked hydrolase → MLTKERQEQLVEVLQGLIQRRSYSGEEKEVVEFIKKTALELGYDSVHVDKYGNVICSIKGKYEGPKVMMDGHIDTVPVDEEKWTKKPFAGEVIDGKLYGRGTSDMKGADCAMLLAGAYLAQDLDREFAGEIFFSGVVHEECFEGVAAREISNYVKPDYVIIGEASQLNLKIGQRGRGEIVVETFGKPAHSANPEKGINAVYKMMNIIGEIQKLPMTHHETLGYGILELTDIKSSPYPGASVVPDYCRATYDRRLLVGETLESVIAPIQNLLNEMMAKDETLKAKVSYAVGKEKCWTGNDIIGERFFPGWVYEEKEEYVQKAAEALRAIGQNPEITHYNFCTNGSHYAGEAGIKTIGYGPSRENLAHTIDEYIELDQLFKVTEGYYAILKAYLAK
- a CDS encoding N-acyl-D-amino-acid deacylase family protein translates to MEKILIKNGTIIDGSRQTRYNADLLINGEKIEKIGKIDENEAERIIDAQGKIVSPGFIDTHSHSDLKVLVEPFIEPKLRQGITTEVLGQDGISMAPLPKEYISSWRKNLAGLDGDSDELSWDWETTDKYLELMSKTGCGPNELYLVPHGNIRMEAMGLEARPATKEELAKMRDITRREMEAGAAGLSTGLIYIPCAYSLTEELIEICKIAAEFDRPLVIHQRSEADTMIESMEEVITIARESGVKIHFSHFKICGKNNWHLIKDIVALLDKCKEEGIEISYDQYPYVAGSTMLGVIIPPWAHAGGTDKLVERLGNPTDREKMKHDIENGIPGWDNFIDFAGFDGIYVTSVKTKANEDCIGKNLLEIAEMRGKDKFDAVFDLLKEEENAVGMYDYYGKDEHVVTFMTREESNICTDGLLAGKPHPRVYGSFPRVIGKFVREMKAMSLEEAVYKMTHKPAKTFKIENRGLLKEGYFADIVIFDENTTIDKGTFIDPIQFPEGISHIIVNGKVLIDNYKKNEVLAGKVIRIKK